CTGTGAAGTGTTATTATGGGGCAGCAACTGTGAAGTGTTatttatggggcagccgtggcctactggttagcacttcggacctgtaaccggagggttgccggttcgaaccccgaccagtaggcacagctgaagtgcccttgagcacttaacccctcactgctcccagagcgccgctgttgatgcaggcagctcactgcgctgggattagtgtgtgcttcacctcactgtgtgtgtttcactaattcactgattgggataaatgcagagaccaaattttcctcaagggatcaaaagagtatatatacttatacatacttaTGCCTCCGTATCATTTCAATACTATGCTACAAGCTACAACACTGGCAACTACTACAACATACAGCTTCACTGCAAGCCAATCTCGATGAGGGCCTCACAGCCAACACATCTATCTGAAGCCTCTTGCGGATGAAAGAACTTCTCCACTCAATGCGGATCACCTCACTGAGAAGCCCAAACCTCAAAGCCCTCTCCGAGATTAAGTGCCACTCGGTTGCAGTAGTTTACACCTGCTCCCTGTGTGGACGTTATTGGAGCCGCACTGTAGTAGAGTAGGTCCACACTTCTGAAACTATTGCTGCCTTTGTTATTACATAATTGCATTTGCCAAGCTAGTCAGAAGTCCTTCTTTGCTTGGTGGTCTAGCTCCTTCACTATGGACACCTAATGCAAGAGCAGTGTTTTTGTTTCCAAGCTCCTTTTGTTTGTGGCATTCCATCAAACAGGACTGCTTTGGACCTTTGATTGTTCTAATCTAACATGGGggtcttgttttttttaaagaataatAAACACTTGAGGACAACAGTGTGATGGTATGACAGAGGCAATTTGTAAAGCACTCCAGCAATTTTTGCATAATTTGAACCAACAAAAAAGTGACAGGTTCTTTTGACATGTTCCTTTTTAAAATTATGTGTTTAGGCAGTGTAACCTTcacatcagatttttttttatttttgagaaTCAATTACTATCAACCAGCATTAACGAGGTAATCCTATTTTCCTAAACTGCAGTTTCTTGTGTCTCTTGCAAACAGGATTGTACATAaaagtgtttgtatttgtatttattttaaaactgttctcACTGACCTTAAACACAAATGGAAAAATGTCCTGTGTTGGTGTTAAAATTGCCCACAACTGACGGAAACTAAGGAGAGAGCTCTGGTGTCCGAACTGTCTTGGTTGCTACCTACATCCTTCTCTGCCCCCCGATTCTCCTCCCAGAGCTTTCAGATGCAAAATAAGAGGACATATGGGGAGGAGGTCTTTCTCCTGCCCTCCTAAAGATTCAGATTGTATGACAAATCACGTCCACCACcggccccccaccccaccgcacCCCACCCCAGTCTCTCAGACAACAGCTTCAttagagtgaaagagggagttGCTTTTGCAGCTTTGTCGAGTCAAGCTCAGACCCCTTCCCCTTCTCAATTACTCCATTGTGGGTGCTGGCTTCAAGTTATTGCACTCCAAACCATATGGCTCATTTGAGCGTCTCCAACCAGTGATGCCATTACCTGCGCCCACATTCAGATGTGGGCATCGAGTGCCACAAGCCGGAGATCAGAAAGACAACTGATGGAAATCACTCcgtttgtttttttacaaagtTGATTACTGGAAATAATGACCAGAGACGGCCGAGGTGACCACATGCCATCCAGTGAGGATAGTTCAGTAACAAGTACAGTGGCCAAAAAGGAAAGAAACAATTGGATGAAATGCTGAAAAAGAGGACAAATTGGAGAGGCAAAACAGAAGAATCATTATTTCCATCATGCTGACAAGGACATCTAATAAGataaaagacaaaacaaaatcactGACAATAATGGACTAGATAGAGGACAGATTTGCTGTCTGTAGTCCGGATGTTCCACTGAATGAGATTGGTGAGGTCAGTGTAGTGACCATTTGTCAGCGTTAAAGGATTGTtgaacatttgttttcttttaacgATAGGATAACATTGGCAAAGCTTCTTCACGTTTTACCAAATAGTTACCCTGGTTACTTTGAATTATAAAGTCTTTAGAGACACAAGTTTCATTGTAAGCACTAATGTAGGGTAAACTAGAGGTAAATTATGCACTTGTACAAATACATGAAGACAAGTGAATGGCTCGCCCCGGGTTTGCTTTTGGGCCTGGACATCTGATTGATAGTGCCAGGTTCACGAACTGGTACATTTTGTGACTAGCTAACAATGAAGACATAAAATTAGCATTCTGCTGGGCTTTAATGAGATTCCATGACTTCACAACCATGGGACATGTTTTGAAAAGTAACCTAAATTgcatttaaaaatacaaatcagGCGATACCTCGAATTGATTGTGTCATTTtgaaatgtaataaaaaaaaattggaatgACCAATGCAcagacttaatcacacacacacacacacacacacacacacacacatgcaaacacacacacacacacacacacacacatatacagatatagcctacataacatAATTACTGCACAGAGGCCCTGATATTTTGTAAAATATTTCCCCTTTTTCTGTTTTAATGTCCATATGAAGAAGTAGAGCTTTGGGATATAGGGAAAAGTAACCTGGTACAATTGAAGCACTGGAGCAAGGAATTAATTACCATTCAAAAGTAATGGTCCTATTCTGCCCTTTTTTAACCAGTAGAAAAGGTCCGCTGGCCGCGGTCCTGCCTCTGCGCCAAGGGAAAGGATTATTCTACGGATTACCATCTGAAAACTCCTATTAGACTTTCTGACTCAAAGATCTTTTGCGAAAAGTAATCGCGTTAATACCCAGGGATTAATGctgtgcaaactgcaaaatTGAATTTAATTCAAATTGTATAAATAGATATGAAATAAATTGCTGAATGTACCCCCACAGAATAGAATCAATCCTTACACGTCCCATTCACAATTCTCAATGGTGGGATACGGCTCTGTTAAAAAGTGTGCTGTCCAAGGTTTTCCGAGCGAGTTTAACACCTGTCATGCAAATGCATGTTATAGCCTATTTGTGgcgcatatacaaataaaatgcaatacaaataaaatgagTTACATTGGTGTGGATTGTCTCTAGAGCAAGCCGCGTCCCTAAATGCAGCAATGCTGTTCAACAAGACCATTGCGCACGCTTTCATTCCAAAATAATGATATGTCGTTGGTCATCTCAGTGTGAATGTGGTCTCGTGGATGAGACTGGACCCTCCAGATTcgattgtgttgttgtgttttctcACGTGTTTGTGCTATTGAAATGCAATCCCATCTCCAGCCCTTATGCCTAATCCTGTCAGGGGATCTCCTTGGAAACCTCTCTGGAGTGTGCGCAAGAAAAGCTTCATCCAGACCCATTCTTCAAACCCCCTTTCgagactttcccctaaagaatCAAGTCTGTAGGTTTCTTGCAGAAACAAGGAAATAAGTTATATGGTAAAACTGTTACATTTTATCACTTTATAAGAGCAATAAGCGTGTCGCCTAGACGGGTTACTAATGCCGTCAGTAAAAAGCAAAATGGGCATCCAAGCTGTTTCTAGTCTTTGATGTTATTACTGACAGGTTGGTGTTGTAATAATAAAATTGATCTCCTCCTACCCGTCAGGACTGTGTTTCCGAAAACACACTGTGCTAAAAGGGCCACAAAATTCATTTTCGCCAAGGAAGTATCCGGGTATGCAACCGACGAAAATAACTATAGCGTTTACATCCATTCATTTTCTGTGTGCTGATTAATTTATTTTCGCAAAAGTAAAGCAACGCTGAAAATGTTTTAGGTTAGTTTATATGATTTCGTCTTCCCTAAGTAGTCTAAGCAAAATATAAACATGCACTGAACAGGGGTGTTTTTGTTCACGCTGGGGGTATTTGAATAAGAATAATGCCATTGGAGTGTCGCAGGCCGAAAAAAATGAGTGACAAAAGCTCAGAGGTGCAGAATTTGGAAGGGGGACAAGGCGTATAGGActgaaaagaagagaggggagaagcgTACAATGGAACAATTCACCTTATAATCGCTTTGATATATTATACATGCCTGAAGACTTTAAACATTGTGTAATTATTTATAAATGACTGTCCCGCTATACACATAATTCAGCAAAGAGAAAGGCTCTGCAGGTCTCTCTCCAAACTATTTCTAAATAGTGCCCCCATCCAGATTTCTCAAAAGAGAGGCGAGATGCTAGAAATGGAATAAATGGAATAATTAATGGACAATTGTATGGTTGTCTCATAAAGTTGCTTTTAAATAAACCTAAAGAAATGCGCCTAACGGCGCTGTACAATTTTAAAACAGAGCACCCCGTGATACGAATCTTAATAGACCTCATCAGAAGTTTTTGTAACAAATCTATATTTAAAATCTTCCCATTTGCTATTTAAAGGTTTTCATTCTTAATTGGAATATAAATTCTCTTTATGAAGAGTTGGTAATTTGGAtggatagtttttttttattttcaaacccACTTGAcatcacattttttttgtttctctttgTAAGACTTCCTCTGCAGACAATTATATATACAGCGAATTATATATACAGACAATTATATATTGTGGATTAGTCGAACTTATTATTAGTCTACGTTTAAAACGAAAAGACAATTGTGTTTCCCTAAAAAGACGGTGTGCCACCGCTACACGCTGTACCGGTTATTTGCAGACTCTGGCTGCAGTAAAGGTTGTCTTTTGCCAATGTAGGTTTTCCAGACCCTGGCTGTGAAAGAAAATAATTCCTGCCGAACTTGTGGAGTGTGCCCTTGCCTTGGGGGCTAAACGCGTGAGTCATGAGGCCCTCCCTTTTCATTTTCCTCCAGAGGTTTAACTTTAAGTGGGCATGGTCTTTGCAGTGGAGATAGCAACAGCACTGTTCGCGTGGCTGGCCAGCAGTCGAGCGCTCTGATTGGTCAGTCGTGATTACAGGCACGCTTCGAAGGGAGGACAAACAACGGGCATAAATTATGCAAATAGGATGGCCGTGCGGCACGGGGCAGACCTGATGCAAGCTATTCATTCATCCTTCCCAAAATGCCCAGGCAAGGGGGGTACACGCATTGTTTCAACAGGGTATATAAGGTATCTGAGGCCAGTCGTGTGCCAAGCTCACTGGCTCACACGAGCTGACTAGAGAGCAAAAGCAAGACTGACGCGTGCCTCACACCTCTCAACTTCTACCACTTTCGGACTTAAGCTCCTCAAAACATTCTTCTCACCAAACTTCATATGGGTAAGTTTCAAAGTCCATTACAAATTTGGAGATAGTCTTCACTTTAAACCAACACTTTGTGTTTTGCCTGTGTTCTGCATTGGATGTGCATCTAACAATTCCTTATTCCTACTTTTTTCCAGATTCTACATTCAAAGCAAGCACAGCAATGGAGAGCGTTTACTCTGACATCGACAGCCCCAGCTGTGACTATTCGTTCTCTCACACGGACGATGAAGACTCTCGCAGCAGCACCCAAGCCACATCCCCCGCATGCTCGGTTGGCTCATCATCGGCTGCCATGCAGGAGGCGGACGCTGGGCCACATCTGAAGAAGAGGCGCAGGGGGCGGGCGAGGAACGAAGCCACTGTGCATGTGGTCAAGAAGAACCGGCGCGTGAAGGCAAACGACCGCGAGAGAAACAGAATGCACAACCTGAACGACGCTCTGGACACTCTGAGGACCATCCTCCCCGCTTTCCCAGATGACACCAAACTTACCAAAATCGAGACTTTGCGATTTGCCCACAACTACATCTGGGCTCTCTCTGAGACCATACGGATTGCAGACCAGCGTCAGACCAAGCCCAGGGACTCCACGCATCTTCTACCACCACTACCCTGCGTGGCAGATGCCCCAAGCCCCGGTAGCGATGCTTGCTCCTGGTCATCAGGCGCGTCCTCCTCGTCTTCTCCCTCGTACTGCACTTCCAACCCAAGCAGCCCGGCAGCTATGGATGACTATGGATATTTGCAAACAGATGTGGTTTATAGTTACTGCAACTTCGTCCCCAACATCTTCTAAACTTATAGACATCGTCGTCAATGCTCGGTAGCAGAATGTCTGATAGGCTAGTAAAGGAGAATGTTTGAGATTGTTTAGTGCAAAAAGCCCAGATTAAGACAAGATGCGAATTCACTGTTTGCCTTGACTGTATTTTCATAtggtttgtgtttttatattttcaccatcattttgttattatggttttttgttgttgttttggtatTGTAGACTTCACTGCCTTTGCACTTTTGCAGCTCGTATACAAGGTCCACTCCACAGATCTTGATCTCTGCCtctatttaaaataaattataatttaaAAGAGGACGACGGATTTTCGTTTGCAGCCGGAGGTGAAAAGTCAATTTTACAATTTGTAGAGTGATAATGCAGAAAAACTAGCGTGGAAATTCGGTTTCAACGCTCTGACAAAAGACTGAAAGGCCGTCAAAAGACAAGGATCTGGTCTAATGCATTATGTATGTTGACCCCAAGAACGCTGTTGAGTCCTGCTTAACCTTTTAGACAGTCCTATAGATACTCGTTTTTACATTCACTtcatacttttatttttatttattcaacatGTGGTTTTGatatgaaatgtatttttattgtaTATAAAGAGATTTATTCTATTATGTATTTACCTCAAATTATACATTTGGTGCAAACAGTTTTGTACAAAT
The Alosa alosa isolate M-15738 ecotype Scorff River chromosome 21, AALO_Geno_1.1, whole genome shotgun sequence genome window above contains:
- the neurog1 gene encoding neurogenin-1, whose translation is MDSTFKASTAMESVYSDIDSPSCDYSFSHTDDEDSRSSTQATSPACSVGSSSAAMQEADAGPHLKKRRRGRARNEATVHVVKKNRRVKANDRERNRMHNLNDALDTLRTILPAFPDDTKLTKIETLRFAHNYIWALSETIRIADQRQTKPRDSTHLLPPLPCVADAPSPGSDACSWSSGASSSSSPSYCTSNPSSPAAMDDYGYLQTDVVYSYCNFVPNIF